The window TTCCGTCACGGACGGCGTAGACGGTGACGTCCGCGAAGTTCTCGTTGCGCACCACCAGCGCCACGCCGCGCGCGTCCGAAAGCTCGCTGCCCGCCTCCGGATCGTTGCCGGCGCAGGCGGCGGTGGACAGAAGCGCGGCGCACAGGGCGAGGATGACACGACGGGACATCAGAAATCTCCGGATCGGGTTCGGGAGGCGCGCAGGCCTCCTGCGGTCTAGATGGGCGCGGCGGCATCGGCCAGCGTGCCCGCCGCCATCCGCTCGCGCAATTCATCCGCCACCCGTTCACTCAGATGTAGCACCGTGCGCCACGCCTGTATCCGCTCGCTGTCCGTCATGCGGTAGAAGTCGTTGCGGTCGGGAATGCGCCCGCCGGGAAGCGAGGCCACGAACGCCGGCGACGGCGCCAGGACGACCGCGCGGCGAAAGTTGATGCCCCGCGCGCGGCGCCACGGCAGCGACTTGTCGAACCATCCGGGCACCAGGTGCGGATAGAAGTGCGGGTACAGCACCAGCCCCTCGCCCGGCCCGAACGAAAAGTGCGGATGATAGTCGATCACCCCGCCGTCGCGGTGCATTCCCTGCGCGCCGGGAATGCGCACCCCCGCCAGCACGAGCGGGATGGAGGCGGACGCCAGCAGCGCCGGCCGCAGGTTCTTCCTGGACAGCGGCAGGTGCAGCGTGGGAAAGTCCGCCAGTTCGCGGAACGGACTCGTATCCCCCGCGCTGTGGAAGATGACGCGCCGCATGTGCAGCGCGAGCGACCTGCGCGACACCAGGTTGCCCGCCGCGGCAGCCGCCAGCGCCGCGCTCTGCACCCACGCGCGCTCGCTGGCCGCCGCGCCCCGCGTCTGCGAGGTGATGACGTGCAGCCGCGCCCACGGATGAGCCAGGATCTCGTCCTCGCCCGCCGGGCCCAGCAGGTCGTTCAGGACGCGTGAACTGACCTCGCTCACCTCCGGCGGCGTGGGCCTGGCCTCGTACCGCTGCTCGATGTACGCCTCGTGCCCGCGGGCCAGCGCGGCGAGCGGATCGTGCTGCGCCAGGCACGCCATCCGCCAGCTGCCGATCGACGAGCCGATCAGGTGCAGCGGACGTTGGCGCGGGACGCGAAAGAACTCGCCGAACAGAAAGCGGTCCAATCCCGCCAGCACCAGCCACTTGGGCCCGCCGGACGCGCCGGGCACCACGTCCACGTCCTCCGGCCGCAGCCCGCGCTCGCGCAGAATGCGCAGCGCGTCGGGGCCGGCCAGAACCGAGAGCGCCGAAGCCATTACATCAACAGGGTTTCCACGCGGTGCGCGTGCACCATCCCCTCGCACGGCGACCAGGCGAACACGGTGAAGCGCCCGTCCTGCGACGCCACCAGCGCCAGGGCGTCGCGCTGGTCGTGGATGAACTGCGCGGCGGACAGGTGGCGCGTGCCGCCCAGCCGCGACGGATCCACCACTTCCGGCGCGTTGCCCATGACGGGGGCGGTGACGGCCACCTGGTCCACCCGCTCGCTTCCCCGCTTGCGCACCAGCTTTACGCCGAACGCCAGCACCTCGTGGCGCTCGTTGATGACCGTGGCTCCGTCCACCGCCGTCAGCCCGGCGACGGCGGCAACCGAACGGCGCAGCGACTCGCGCCACGCGCTGCGGGCGCGCTCCTCGTCGCCCGCGCGCAGCAGCTCCGACAGGTCGGCGTATGGGGCCACGCGGTACGGCATGGGCTGCAGCGCGGAATCCCGCCATCCATCTCCCGCCGCGGGAACGACGAGGAGCGAACCGCCGCGGCCGTGCGTGCGCATGGAAACGGCCAGCTGAATCAGCACGTCCGTGGGCCCCGCGGCCGGCAGCTGCGCCCCGAACCCGAGCAGGGTGGACAGCAGAGCCGGGCAGTCGGGCAGGCTTACGGCGCCCTCGTCCACCACCTCGATGCGGTCGCCGCGCAGCACGGCGATGGTGCCGAACTTGTCCAGCTCGTCGCCGCGCCGGTACTTGAGGACGAGCACGCCGGGCTCCACCACCTCCAGCACGAAGGTGAGGTTGGGAACGCTGCGGGTGGTGCCCCACACGCGCAGCTTGCCACCGTCCGGCCACACGCCCAGGTGAATGCCGGCGCGCTCCACCGCCGGGGCCAGGCGCGCCAGCGGCTCGGGGGAAAGCGGCAGCGGCTTGTCGAACACCATGGGGTGCCCGGTGCCGTCCGGGGGGAGAAAGGCGAGGGAAATGCGGGGATCGTGGCCCTCTTCCTTGCGCAAGCTGGCCCAGAACGCCGCGTCGATCAGCGCCTCGATCTGCACGATGACGGGCTGCGGGGCCAGTTCCTCATATCCGCGCTGGCGCACCGTTGCCAAGTGTTCCGCCAGCTGTTCCGCCACGATCGGCGCGACCGCGCGCGCCGCCGGGTAGGTGGGTCCCGTTTTCTTCATGATCCGTGGGTGACAGACCTCGTCCGCACTCCGGCTTCTGCCAGGCTCAGCGGAACTCGTCGCGCTCTACTGCAATCCAGCCACCAACGTAACACCCCGCGCCACACCGCTCCATCATCCGCCACAAGCGGACGCCCGCGCGCCGGACGTGCCGGGGCGCGGGCGCTGGATTGCCTGCCTCTGTCTCTCCTTGTTCCCCGAGGCCGGCGCGATCATCGCCCCGCCGCCAGAATCTCATCCTCGGGAGGATCACATCGGGCGTTCAGGCGGATCCCACGGGAAGCCCCGGCGGACGTTCGCGCCGTACCCCGCGGGCGGCAGGACCGTCAGCCGGGGGAACCGGCGGCCGTGGCGGCGCGGATGCGCTCGGCGGTGAGAATGCCGCGCAGTTCGGGAGAGAGCGCGGGCAGGTCGGAGGCGAGGTCCGGGGTCGTCACCAGGAACCTCGGTCCCGTGGGAGAGCGCCACAGGGCGCCGGCTTCGTCCTCGCGAAACAGGGCGACCCTCCAGCCGTGCGAGAGTGCCCACAGCATCAGTTCGAGATCGTTGGTCAACGCGGTGCCGCCGTCATGATGGAATAAGGCCGACTTCAGCCTTCATGCTGGCGGGTTGCGCACGGTGCACACAAGTACGCACGTAACAATCGATTGTAACGTCGCAATACACCCGGCGTCCGGTCCAACCCGGCAAGCGCCGTCCGTCCCGCAGATGACGCTGCGCCTCAGCCCGTCGCGGAACCCGAAATCAGGCGTGGTACGATTGACCCCGACTCCCATGCGCCATTACCTTCGGATTCCGTCCATCTTCTTCGCCGTCTCCGCCCATGCGTACGCTCGCGCGCTGTTCAAGGCTTCTGCTTGCCGCCGTGGCCGCCGCGTGCGGAACCGTGGAAGGCACGCAGTCAGGTACGAACTCTTTTCCCGACACGCCCACCCGGCTTCGTAACGCGTCGTCCGTGCGGGAAATTGGTGCCAGCGGAGAGGATGCGTCGTTCACCGCGATCACGACGCTGGACGTGGACTCGCGCGGCATGATCTACGTGCCGGACACCTACCGGCAGCAGATCACGGTTCTGGGGCCGGACGGCCGGTGGGTCCGGTCCTTTGGCCGGCGGGGTGCCGGTCCCGGAGAATTCCGGGCGATCCGCGGCGTTCAGCTGCTCGCCGGAGACAGCCTGCTGGCCTATGACCCCAGTCTGGGGCGGGTCACCGTGTTCGCCCCGGGGTCCGATCAGGCCGCCTACTCCGTAAACTTGGCGGCCCGGCTCGGCGGCGCGGCCCCGTTCGATCTCCGCAGAACGCACGACGGCTCCACGTACCTGGCGCTCTTCAGGCCCATGTTCGCCTTCGGGCAGGGCGGCGGCGAGGCGAGGCAGGACCGCGTACGCCACCTGGGCGCGGACGGATCGCCGCGCGCGGACCTGCTGCGTTTTCCTTCGCGGGCGTTTCTGGTCGCGGGGACGTCCGTGATGCCCCACCCGTTCGGGCGGGAGGGGTTTGCGCGACTGGATTCCGGGGACCGCGTGTTCTTCATCCAGTCGGATTCCCTGGCGGCGGACATCTACAATCTGGCCGGCCAGCGGACCGGGCGCTTCGCCGTCCCGTACACGCCACCCGCCATCACGCGCGCGGATCAGGACGACGCGCTCGCCGCCATGCCCGCGGTGGACCGCCCCGTCTTTGCCCCGGTGCTGAAAGATTCGCTCCCGGAACGGTGGCCGGCGGTGCGCGGCGTTCTGTTGGACGACCGTGACCGCATCTGGATGCAGCTGGGCGGCGGCACGCGGCGGAATGCGGAATGGGCCGCCTTTGATGGAAACGGTTCCTACCTGGGGTCGATGCTGATCCCCGCGGGCAGCGAAGTGCGCCTGATTCGCGGAGATGGAACCGTGTACGCCTCGCGGGCCGACTCGGACGACGTTCCGCACGTTGTCGTATACCGGATGGCCCGCACCCCGCGCTGATGCATCCGGCATCGAGTACGTCCCACACCAGGCTTGCCTCATGTACAGGATGATTGCCGTAGGCGGATTGCTTCTGGCGCTGTTCGCGGGCGGAACGGCGCCCGCCGCCGCGCAGCCGGCTGATTCCAACCGGATCGTGGACGTGCACGTGGATGTGGGAAGCGAGAACCAGTCGTTCGACGGCTCCATGCCGGAAGGGGGACGCTTCCGGCTCACGATCGCCGGGCGCGGCACCTTTGAGCTTTCCGCCGTCCTGGTGAACGCGGCCACCCGTACGTTCCGCGTCAGCGTCTACTCCGGCGCGGAACACGCCGCAAGCGCGGATCTCAGGCTGGTGGAGCGGGTGGATGCGCGCCAGGAAGCGTCCGTCACGCTCCGGTCGGTGCCCGGGGTATCGGTGGTGATCGACGGCACCCGGGCCCGGACCACCGCTCGACAGAGGAAGAAGCAGCGGTAAACGCCGTCCCTGGGCTGCGGAACCGATGCGATCGAACGAAGTCGGACGATCCGCACGAACAGTCGTGAGGCTTCACCTGCTCGCGGCGCCGGTCCCGGCCTGAAGTCTCCCCTCTCCGTGCGGCAGTTTGCATGGGGAGGGGCCGGGGGAGGGGCCTCACAGCACGGCGATGGGCGGTACTCCGCAGAAGCGAGGGACAAAACGAGCCCCGGCCGAAAGACGGCTGGGACTCGTTCTTTTTGTCTCGGTCGGGCTGGGCCGGCGGGGCAGAATCAGGTGCCGCCGGTGCGCCGGGTTACGCCGGCGCGGATTCGCACTCGCGCGCGCGGGCCAGGAGGAGCGCGCGCTCCCGTTCGTTTCGCGTCAGCGACGCGGCGCGTTCGAACTCGGCGCGCGCCTCGTCCGCGCGGCCCAGCTTGGCCAGCAGATCGCCCCGCACGCTGGGCAGCAGGTGATAGTTCCTGAGCGACGCAATCCCGGTGAGCTGGTCCGCCAGCGCCAGTCCCGCCGCCGGCCCGAACGCCATTCCAAGCGCCACCGCGCGGTTCAGCTCCACCACGGGCGAGGGCGCCGCCCGGGCCAGCGCGTCGTACAGCGCGGCCATGCGCACCCAGTCCGTTTCCGCCGCCGTGCGAGCGCGCGCGTGGCACGCGGCGATGGCGGCCTGCAGTCCGTACGGGCCCAATCCGCCGCCCAGCGACGCCGCCTTTTCCAGCGCCGCCAGTCCGCGCCGGATCAGCAGGTAGTCCCACCGGCGGCGGTCCTGGTCCAGCAGCAGCACCGGCTCGCCGCCCGGCCCCACGCGCGCGCCCAGCCGCGACGCCTGAATCTCCATCAGCGCCACCAGCCCGTGCACCTCCGCCTCGCCGGGCACCAGGCCGGCCAGAATGCGGCCCAGGCGCAGGGCATCTTCGCACAGCGCGGGACGCACCCAGTCATCTCCCGCCGTCGCCGAGTATCCCTCGTTGAAGATCAGGTAGACGACCTCCAGCACGGACGCGAGGCGGGCGGGCAGCTCGTTCGCCAGCGGCACCTCGAACGGAACGCGCGATTCGGTGAGCGTCCGCTTGGCCCGCACGATCCGCTGGGCGATGGTGGGCGTGGGCACCAGAAAGGCGCGCGCGATCTCCTCCGTGGACAGGCCGCCCAGCATGCGCAGGGTGAGCGCCACCCGCGCCTCCGTGCCCAGCACCGGGTGGCAGCAGGTGAAGACGAGGCGCAGCAGGTCGTCGCCCACGGGATCATCCAGCGCGGCGTCCAAGTCCGGCACGGCGGACTCGATGCGCGCCTCCAGCTCCGCGCCGAGTTCCTGGTGCTTGCGCTCCAGCATCCTGTCGCGCCGGAAACCGTCGATGGCGCGGCGCTTTGCGGCGGCCATGAGCCATGCGCCGGGATTGTCGGGCACACCCGTCCGGGGCCACCGCTCCAGCGCGGCCACCAGCGCGTCCTGCGCCAGATCCTCCGCCAGCCCCACGTCGCGCACCATGCGCGCAAGCCCGGCGATCAGCCGCGCGGACTCGATGCGCCACACCGCGTCGATGGCGCGGTGCGTATCGGAAGCGGTCACCATGCGCCCGTGGTCATCCGGACGCGGTACGGCGGTCGGGTCATCAACCATCCACTTCGGTGGCGGATTCCATGTGCGGCGCGGGGCGGCCGTTCCACGCGGCGCACAGTTCGTCGGCAAAGCGCACCAGCAGGTACTCCGTGCGCGGCATGACGCAGCAGCGCTCGCTGGAGCAGGCGATGCGGACGCTTTCGCCCATCCACGGGTCCGGCTCCAGCGTGGCGCAGGCTCCGCAGAAGGGGCACGGCCGCAGCACGGCATTCAGCGCGGGCGGCGGCGAGGCTGTGGTTTCACTCACGGCTATCCTGGAATGTGCGGGTCGGGAGTGAGATTGCGCCATCCATCGGGCGCGAGAGGCGTGGGGATCACGAGGGTGGGACGCGGATCACGGCGCGGCGGCGCTCACCGCCCGGGCCGCGGCGGCGCTCACGTGGTCGAAGCGGTCGCGCAGATCCAGCGCGGCCTCGTCGCCCAGCGCGGCCACCACGCGCGCGTGCGCCTGCGTCCACAGCGGAAGCGCGGAATCCACGCAGCGCCCGCCGGCCTCGGTGAGCAGCGCCAGGCGCACGCGGCGGTCCGTCTCCAGGCGAAGCATCTGCAACAGCCCCGCGGTTTCCAGCGGCTTCAGGGCGCGCGACAGCGTCGTGGCGTCCATGGCCAGGATCTCCGCTAGCCGCGCCATGGTCGCGCCCCGCTCGCCGTGCATGGCCACCGCGTTCAGCAGGGTGAGCTGCGTGGCCTGAATGCTCAGCGGGCGCAGCGCGTCGTCGTACATGCGGGTGATGGCGCGCGAGACGCGCCGGGCGCGAAAGCAGAGGCAGTCGGCCGTCATCGCCTGCGCCGCGCGTTGATGATTCATCATGATGCATGCATATGCATTCTTTCTTTCCGGCGCAAGATCCGCGGGTTTGCACCCCTGTCCGCCGGGCCGCCCGTTCCTGCCCGATCGCGGAGCGGAGACGGTGGCTGGAGAAAGAACGCAAACCGTTCGGGAACATGCGGATGCCTTCCGCGAGTTCATCCGTTTACAGAATCACTGTGGACGACTTTTCCTCGTAAACGCTGGGAAACGGCGTGGACGTGACGATTGTACTTCTTGTGAAAACTCTGTCTGCTGGGGCGAATTCAGGCATCCGTTGTGCCCTCCCCGGCGGGACGGTTCGCCGAGCACGGCGGGCCGGCGGAAACCATCATTCCCACAAGGTGCCCATGTCACCGAGCATCCCCGCACGCACCCTGGCCGCCTTTGCCGCGGCGGCCTCCCTCGCGGCCTGCATCGACTCCGTTCCCACCGAACCCCTCGCCGGCGCCGGCGCAGGGGGCGCGCTTCCCCGCATGGCGCTCAGCACCGCCGGCGCCGCGCCGTACGAGTACGCCTGCGGCGTCAGCATGGCGCCGGACCAGGCCGCGGCCAACACCCGCATTCGCGCGGACTACCAGATCTGGAAGGCGGCCCGCGTATACAGCACCGGCACCTCTCCCGCCGTGAACGGGCTTCGCGTCACCACCGGCCCGGGGTGGGTGTTCGACATCGGGAATGGGAGCACGGCGGCTCCGTACGCCACGCTCTCCGAGGGCCAGGGCTACGGAATGGTTCTGGCCGCCACCATGGGCGACAAGGCCACGTTCGACGGATTGTGGGCGTACGCCAAGGCGCACCACAACTCGCGCGGCATGATGAAGTGGGCCATCGACCAGAACGGCACCGCGCTGGACACCAATGCCGCCAGCGATGGCGACGAGGACATGGCGTATGCGCTGATGATGGCCGACAAGCGCTGGGGCGGATACTGGAACGACCTGAACGCGCTGGTGGGCAGCATGAAGACGTACATCGTCGATCCCACCACGTACGTCTTCAAGTCCGGCGACTGGTCCGGGAGCAGCGCGCTGGTGGTGCACCCGGGCTACCTGGATCCCTCGTACTACAAGGCGTTCGCGCTGTACCTGGGCGACGCGTCGTGGAACAGCGTATCCGACAAGAGCTACACCATTCTCGCCAACGTCGACTCGCGCAGCAGCGCCAACGGAAGCAGCAACGCCAGCACCGGCCTCATCCCCGACCACGTCAAGGTCAACGGCGACAGCAGCAGCACCGCGGACTACCGCTTCAGCTGGAACGCCATCCGCGGTCCGTGGCGCCTGGCCAAGGACGCCGTGTACAACTGCGAAAGCCGCGCGGAAAACCGGCTGGACCTGATGAACTCATTCTTTTCCGGCGTCGGCGCCTCCAACATCCAGACCGGCTACTACCTGAACGGCGGCGTGCAGGAGCCGTGGCTGAACGAGGCGACCTTCGTGGGGCCCCTCACCGCCGCCGCGCTGACGTCGACGAACACCACGTACCGCACCTCCATGTGGAACCGCACGGTGGACCTGGGCACGCTGCAGACGTGGTCCGGTGCGCCCCGGCAGGACACCACCTACTACGCCGCCGAACTGCGCCTGATGAGCCTGCTGCTGGCCAGCGGCAACATGGAAGATCCGCTTTCCGGCGACCGCCGCCTGCGGCTGGACGACTTTGAGCGCAACGACCTGAACTCCAAGTGGTGGCCGTACGCCGCCACCGGCGACACCATCACCCGCGTGCGCGTGACGCCGTCCGCCGTGGGGTCCGGCATGCAGCTGACCTACGCCGTGGAGGACTGGGGCGGGCTGGGGCGCGACGTGAACGCCAACTGGTCCGGCTACCGGGCGCTGGAGTTCTGGTTCAAGGGGACGAACAGCGGCAACACCATCCGCCTGCAGGTCGTGGACGCCGACGGCGAGCAGTTCGAGCATCGCGTAGTGGACAACTTCACGGGATGGCAGTTCGGCAGCGTGCCGCTGAACACCACGGGCTTTCCGCGCGCGGCGTGGCAGCAGCCGGGCGTTCCCAACAACGGAATGACGCTGAGCAACGTCACCACCTTTCACCTGATTCCCGACGGCGGACGGGGCAGCTTTGAGATCGACGCCATCGAACTGATTCCGCAGTAACCGGATCGGCGGGATCGGCGGACCGGCCGGCCTCCATGCGGGGGCCGGCCGGTCCGTTTCGGGCCGATGCCGGATCCTTTCCGGCCGATGAGGGTCCGCCGCGAAAGCAGGCTTGTTCCGGGTGCGTTCCTTGCTCCTGCGATCGACGGATTCCAGCGCACCGGATCGCGGGCGCGGCCCTTGTACCGCCTCGCGATCCGCGCTACGCTGTCCGGCACCCGCCGCTCGTCATCCGTCCATCCTCTGCCTCGTGACGCCGTGAACCGTCCCGTGACCATCCTCTGCCTCACCAGCTACTTCAAGGGCGAGGAGTTTCTCCGCGAGTGCAAGCGGCAGGGGTGCCGCGTCCTGCTGGTCACCGTCGAAAAGCTGCGCGACGCCGAGTGGCCACGCGAAGCCATCGACGAAGTGTTCTACATGCCGCACCTGTACGGGCGTGAGGACGTCATCCACGGCATCAGCTACCTGGCGCGAACCGAGACAATCGACCGCATCGTTCCGCTGGACGAGTTCGACCTGGAAATGGCGTCCACGCTGCGCGAACACCTGCGCATTCCGGGGATGGGCGAAACCACGGTGCGCCACTACCGCGACAAGCTGGCGATGCGCATGGTGGCGCGAGAGGCGGGGATTCTAGTTCCGGACTTCGTCCCCGTGCTGCACCACGAGCCCATCCGCCACTTCCTGGAAACGGTGCCGGCGCCGTGGGTGCTCAAGCCGCGGCTGTCCGCGTCCGCCATCGGCATCAAGAAGCTGAGCGATCCGGAGCAGGTGTGGCGCACGATCGAGGAACTGGGCGACAAGCGGTCGTTCCACGTGCTGGAGCGCTTCATCCCCGGCCGCGTGTATCACGTGGATTCGCTGGCGTGGAAGGGCGAAATCGTCTTCAGCGAGGCCAACGGCTACGTGACGCCGCCGTTCGAGGTGTACCACGGCGGCGGCCTGTTCTCCACCCGCACGCTGCCGCGGGATTCCGACGAGGCGCGCACGCTGCGCGAACTGGACGTGCAGGTGCTGCGCGCGCTGGGCATGGTGCGCGGCGCGCTGCACACCGAATTCATCCGCGGGGATGAGGACGGGCGCTTCTACTTCCTGGAGACGGCGGCGCGGGTGGGCGGCGCCAACATCGTGGAAATGACGGAAGCCGCCACCGGCGTGAACCTGTGGCGCGAGTGGGCGCGGCTGGAGATCGCGGACGTTCGTGGCGAGAACTACACGCCTCCGCGGGCGCGGGCGGAACACGCGGGGCTGCTGGTGTCGCTGGCGCGGCAGGAGTGGCCGGACACATCGGCGTACCAGGACCCCGAAATCGTGTGGCGCATGAACAAGCTGCACCACGTGGGGATGATCGTGGCGTCGCCCAGCGCGGACCGCGTGTCGCACCTGCTGCACGAGTACATGGGCCGCGTCCGCGACGACTTCTACGCGTCCATGCCGGCGGCCGAGTCCGCGACGGAGTGAACGGGACGGGGCCTTCTCACGGAGCGAACCGAGCCAGCGGAGCCATGAGGCTTCCGCTGGCTTCTTTTTTCTGCGCCTTCATCGGCGCAGGCAGCACGCCAGCGTTGCGGGACGACTCCCCACCCGACAATATTGACGCCGAACGATCGGCACCGCCGACGAGCGGTTCTGCTCCACCTCTTTCATGATTGATTCAATGCGAAAGATTCTCTGTTGTTTTGTTGTCCTGGCCGCGTGCGTGGCCGGCGCGCCGGTGCACGCGCAGAATGCGCCGGAGCGCACCGACACCATCCGCGGCGAGGATTTCAGCGACCGACCCATCGCGTCGGCCTTCGGCCTGCCTCAGCCCACCGAGGACCAGATAAACCTGATGCGCAGCGGCGCTCGCTGCATGCAGACGGATGACGCGGTCCTCTGCAACCTGAAGGTCGAGGGCAGGGCTTGGGAGGAATGCGCGAACACCGCCCTCGTGGGCCAGTTCGTCGTCTGGTTCGACATGCTGGGGGGCCGTGCGAGCGACAAGCGCGTCTACGTGGCTGTCGATTGTGACCATGAAACCGTCACGGTCACCTCCCTCAGGAAGTTCCCCGAGGTCGAGTTTACGCTGGCGAGGCGCCAGCGCAATGAGACGGAGGAGAGAACCCGGAGTGTGATCTTCATCCAGTCCGGTCAGAGGTAACGCTTTTTCGGAGAGAGTCCCGTTGTCTCCGCGGCCCCCCCTGTGCGGGCCTCACGCGACTCGGTTCCACCCGAGAGGTTATGGAGGATGCACGGAGGTCACGGAGGAGTTCTCCGCGGCCTCCGTGCTTTTTGCGCCGATGGCGCTCGATCCAGAATATTACCCGGATGATATTGACGGATGGATTATACCCGGATATAATTCATCCAGACACTGAACCGGGTGATGAGGATGAACAAGCGGGAACTGGTGCGGGCATACAAGGAATCGGCGCGGCCGATGGGCATCTTTCGCGTGCACAACACGGCGAATGGCCGCTCGCTCGTGGGGCGCTCGGTGGATCTGCCGTCCATCCTCAACCGCATGCGCACGCAGCTCAAGTTCGGCGGGCACCCCAACCGCGAGTTGCAGCGCGAGTGGAACGCGCTGGGCCCGGACGTGTTCGCGTTCGAGGTGCTCGACACGCTCACCCCGCCGGACGACAGCCCCGGCTACGACCCCGCCGACGACCTGCGCACGCTGGAGGCGATGTGGATGGAGCGCCTGGAGCCGTTCGACGAACGCGGCTACCACAAGCGCCCGGCGAGCCCGTGAGCGGCGGAAACTGCACGGTCTTCGATGGCGCGCGGCGGATCTATGGCGGCCCGCTGCACGAGGCGGCCGCCGCCTTCCGCCGCGCGCAGTTGGATGGCGCCGCGGGGCCGCTGCTGGTGTTCGATGACGCCACCGGCCGCGTAATCGACATCAACACGCGCGGCACGGAGGAGGAGGTCACCGCGCGGTACTCCCCCGCCCCGTCGGTGACGGAGAACGGATCAGGCACGCCAGGGGCGGAAAACGAAGGCGCCGCGTCCAGGGTGGAGACCGGATCCGCGGCGCAGGCGGAGGAGGCTGCGCCGCGCCGCCGCGGGCGTCCCAGCCTGGGCGTGGTCGCGCGCGAGGTGACGCTGCTGCCGCGGCACTGGGAGTGGCTGGCCACGCAGCCGGGCGGCGCGTCGGTCGCCATCCGCAAGCTGGTGGAGGAGGCGCGCCGCACCAGCGCCGCCGCCGACCAGCGCCGCGCCGCGCGGGACGCCGCCTATCGTTTCCTGTCGGCGATGGGCGGCGACCTGCCGGGGTTCGAGGAAGCCGCCCGCGCCCTCTTCGCCGACGATGCCGCGCGCTTTGCCAGCCTCATCGCAGCGTGGCCGGCGGATGTGCGTGACTACGTCCAGAACCTCGCGTTTCCCGACGCGCGGGGCGGTGATGAAGACGGCGCGGGTTTGGGGCGCGGAGGCTAGCGGGACGGCGGGATGGGGAGCGTTCGGTGCGGACCGGAGGGCGGTGCGGGCCGGAGAGTGACGCCCTCACCCCGCGTGCTGCGCACGACGACCCTCTCCCACGAACAGATGTGGGAGAGGGAGCACACCCCAGTTCGTTGCGGCTGAAAGACTTGCGGCGGGTGGCGCGCTCCGGTCCGGCTGTTGAAACCGCGCCTCGAAAGACACGGAAGTCCGCCTGCGCGGACTATGCCCCCGACAGTGTCGTAGGCCCCCGATGCAGTTGAAGCCCCGAACGGCGCCTGTGGGCGTCGTGTCGGGGCTTCCCGCTGTTTGAGCGGCGGATTCATTCGCTCAACGATGTTCGCGATCGGCGCCAAACCTCATCCCCGAACCACTGCCAATCCGATACCATGCTGCCCTCGCTTCTCCGCCCCGGCTGTTGTCGGCCGTGGGGCTGATGAGGCGCCCCGCAGTCAGGACGAAAGCGTGCGGACGAGGCGGTACAGGAACTCCTGGCCCTCGTAGTACGACTGCGTGGAAATGCGCTCGTTGGGGGCGTGCGCGCGCACATCGTCCACGTCCAGAAAGATCCCCGACACACCATACATCGGGATCCCCGCAGAGCGGAAGTACAGGCTGTCCGTCGCACCGATTCCCATCACCGGAACCACGGGCACGCCGGGCCACATCTCCTCCGTAAGCCCCTCCACCGCGTTCATCACCTCCGCCGTCAGCGGCGAGGGCGGGCTGG of the Longimicrobium terrae genome contains:
- a CDS encoding putative sensor domain DACNV-containing protein, producing the protein MKKTGPTYPAARAVAPIVAEQLAEHLATVRQRGYEELAPQPVIVQIEALIDAAFWASLRKEEGHDPRISLAFLPPDGTGHPMVFDKPLPLSPEPLARLAPAVERAGIHLGVWPDGGKLRVWGTTRSVPNLTFVLEVVEPGVLVLKYRRGDELDKFGTIAVLRGDRIEVVDEGAVSLPDCPALLSTLLGFGAQLPAAGPTDVLIQLAVSMRTHGRGGSLLVVPAAGDGWRDSALQPMPYRVAPYADLSELLRAGDEERARSAWRESLRRSVAAVAGLTAVDGATVINERHEVLAFGVKLVRKRGSERVDQVAVTAPVMGNAPEVVDPSRLGGTRHLSAAQFIHDQRDALALVASQDGRFTVFAWSPCEGMVHAHRVETLLM
- a CDS encoding patatin-like phospholipase family protein, which gives rise to MASALSVLAGPDALRILRERGLRPEDVDVVPGASGGPKWLVLAGLDRFLFGEFFRVPRQRPLHLIGSSIGSWRMACLAQHDPLAALARGHEAYIEQRYEARPTPPEVSEVSSRVLNDLLGPAGEDEILAHPWARLHVITSQTRGAAASERAWVQSAALAAAAAGNLVSRRSLALHMRRVIFHSAGDTSPFRELADFPTLHLPLSRKNLRPALLASASIPLVLAGVRIPGAQGMHRDGGVIDYHPHFSFGPGEGLVLYPHFYPHLVPGWFDKSLPWRRARGINFRRAVVLAPSPAFVASLPGGRIPDRNDFYRMTDSERIQAWRTVLHLSERVADELRERMAAGTLADAAAPI
- a CDS encoding glycosyl hydrolase family 8; amino-acid sequence: MSPSIPARTLAAFAAAASLAACIDSVPTEPLAGAGAGGALPRMALSTAGAAPYEYACGVSMAPDQAAANTRIRADYQIWKAARVYSTGTSPAVNGLRVTTGPGWVFDIGNGSTAAPYATLSEGQGYGMVLAATMGDKATFDGLWAYAKAHHNSRGMMKWAIDQNGTALDTNAASDGDEDMAYALMMADKRWGGYWNDLNALVGSMKTYIVDPTTYVFKSGDWSGSSALVVHPGYLDPSYYKAFALYLGDASWNSVSDKSYTILANVDSRSSANGSSNASTGLIPDHVKVNGDSSSTADYRFSWNAIRGPWRLAKDAVYNCESRAENRLDLMNSFFSGVGASNIQTGYYLNGGVQEPWLNEATFVGPLTAAALTSTNTTYRTSMWNRTVDLGTLQTWSGAPRQDTTYYAAELRLMSLLLASGNMEDPLSGDRRLRLDDFERNDLNSKWWPYAATGDTITRVRVTPSAVGSGMQLTYAVEDWGGLGRDVNANWSGYRALEFWFKGTNSGNTIRLQVVDADGEQFEHRVVDNFTGWQFGSVPLNTTGFPRAAWQQPGVPNNGMTLSNVTTFHLIPDGGRGSFEIDAIELIPQ
- a CDS encoding MarR family winged helix-turn-helix transcriptional regulator, with the translated sequence MMNHQRAAQAMTADCLCFRARRVSRAITRMYDDALRPLSIQATQLTLLNAVAMHGERGATMARLAEILAMDATTLSRALKPLETAGLLQMLRLETDRRVRLALLTEAGGRCVDSALPLWTQAHARVVAALGDEAALDLRDRFDHVSAAAARAVSAAAP
- a CDS encoding RNA polymerase sigma factor, which produces MTASDTHRAIDAVWRIESARLIAGLARMVRDVGLAEDLAQDALVAALERWPRTGVPDNPGAWLMAAAKRRAIDGFRRDRMLERKHQELGAELEARIESAVPDLDAALDDPVGDDLLRLVFTCCHPVLGTEARVALTLRMLGGLSTEEIARAFLVPTPTIAQRIVRAKRTLTESRVPFEVPLANELPARLASVLEVVYLIFNEGYSATAGDDWVRPALCEDALRLGRILAGLVPGEAEVHGLVALMEIQASRLGARVGPGGEPVLLLDQDRRRWDYLLIRRGLAALEKAASLGGGLGPYGLQAAIAACHARARTAAETDWVRMAALYDALARAAPSPVVELNRAVALGMAFGPAAGLALADQLTGIASLRNYHLLPSVRGDLLAKLGRADEARAEFERAASLTRNERERALLLARARECESAPA